Within Pseudomonas brassicacearum, the genomic segment ACAACGATGCCCGCTACGTAAAGACCCTGGCCGAAGCCCGCACGCTGATCGACGGGCTCGACCTGGTGTTGTACCGCACACGCCTGGGCAGCGCCCACGTGATGGGCGGTTGCGCCATGGGTGAAGACCCGAAAACCGCCGTCACCGACAGCCTTGGCCGCCATCACCAACTGGGCAACCTGTCGATCCATGACGGCTCGCTGTTCCCCACCAGCATCGGTGCCAACCCGCAATTATCGGTGTACGGGCTGACCGCGCAATTGGCGACGGCCCTGGCCGAGCGCCTGAAAAATCCATGAATTTGCGGATTATTCGCAGCGTCTATAGTGCTTTCTTACGCAACAGCCGACTTGGCCGACCGAGAAGGCTGCGATACCATCCGACTCCCCAACGGACTCCCGCCAGGACGACGCGATGAACCGAGTGTTGTACCCAGGTACCTTCGACCCTATTACCAAGGGCCATGGCGATCTGGTCGAACGCGCCGCGCGCCTGTTCGACCATGTGATCATTGCCGTCGCCGCCAGCCCGAAGAAAAACCCGCTGTTCCCGCTGGAGCAACGTGTGGAACTGGCCCGCGAGGTCACCAAGCACCTGCCCAACGTCGAAGTGGTCGGTTTCTCGACGCTTTTGGCGCACTTTGCCAAGGAAAAAAACGCCAATGTGTTCCTGCGTGGCCTGCGGGCGGTCTCGGACTTCGAGTATGAGTTCCAACTGGCCAACATGAACCGCCAACTGGCACCGGACGTCGAGAGCCTGTTCCTGACGCCGTCTGAGCGCTATTCCTTCATTTCCTCGACCCTGGTACGGGAAATCGCGGCGCTGGGCGGAGATATCACCAAGTTCGTCCACCCGGCCGTGGCCGATGCGCTGACCCTGCGCTTCAAGAAATAATCCGCGGGCTGTGACCCGCTTCGCTGCCCAGCACAGCGCAGTCCATCGCGCCCGCGTGCACTGCGCTCGCCAATGCGGCACAATTGCGCCCATACGTTTTCATATGCCCGGGCCCAACGCCCCGGCAGGAGCCTGCATGTCCCTGATCATCACCGACGACTGCATCAATTGCGACGTCTGCGAACCCGAATGCCCGAACGAGGCCATTTCCCAAGGCGAAGAGATCTACGTCATCGACCCGAACTTGTGCACCCAGTGCGTCGGCCATTACGACGAACCCCAGTGCCAGCAGGTCTGCCCGGTAGATTGCATCCCTCTGGACGAGGCTCATCCGGAAACTGAAGAACAGTTGATGGCCAAGTATCGCAAGATTACCGGCAAGGCTTGAGCCGGGTGGTCTTGTAGCGTCTTTGCCGACCTCTTCGCGAGCAAGCCCGCTCCCACAGGAATCGACTGTGCTCAGATAATTTGTGCCTAAGTACATCCCTTGTGGGAGCGGGCTTGCTCGCGAAGAGGCCCTCAGCCACCACCCATATGTAACTGTTGACCTTCACTCCTGCCGCTCAAACCCCTCCCCAATACACCCCAGGCAGCGCACAAACGTGGCTTTTGCCGGGTCCACCACCAACGCCTTGCCCGCATCGCCTACCCCGCCGCCCAGCGCGGTAAAGGGCAACGACACCACGAATGCCCCGGCACCGACCACAGTAGCGGCCAGCAGCAGCGGACGGGCGATCAGCAGATCGCCGATCATGGCAAAGGCAGGAGGATTCTGGATGGTATAGCGTGGGTCGCCGCTGCCGTCGCTTGCCAAGGCAGGCAAACCGACACTCAGCAGCAGCGCGAGAACGACAGGTCGAAGCAGTTTCATCGGGCGATCCTTCGGCTAAATCAGTATGAAAGTGGCCTGTGTGGCTAGTTCGTTAGCTCAAATTCGGATGCCAGAAGTCCATAGCCAAGGCGCTGTGACGA encodes:
- the coaD gene encoding pantetheine-phosphate adenylyltransferase, with the translated sequence MNRVLYPGTFDPITKGHGDLVERAARLFDHVIIAVAASPKKNPLFPLEQRVELAREVTKHLPNVEVVGFSTLLAHFAKEKNANVFLRGLRAVSDFEYEFQLANMNRQLAPDVESLFLTPSERYSFISSTLVREIAALGGDITKFVHPAVADALTLRFKK
- a CDS encoding YfhL family 4Fe-4S dicluster ferredoxin; the encoded protein is MSLIITDDCINCDVCEPECPNEAISQGEEIYVIDPNLCTQCVGHYDEPQCQQVCPVDCIPLDEAHPETEEQLMAKYRKITGKA